Proteins encoded together in one Bombiscardovia nodaiensis window:
- a CDS encoding ABC transporter ATP-binding protein, with translation MNVNREAGEGVVPVPIYTVEAQGLSMQVSPRRGDSLTILQGVDFQAEQGRMTGIVGPSGSGKSTLLYCLAGLEKASAGRVSLLGQEITGMGLSQLTRFRRKHLGFVFQSYNLISSMTVEENLALPFTLRGQRLPRERASQMLDYFGLLPQRKQSVTQLSGGEQQRVALARVLLSDADIVFADEPTGALDQEAGAKVIEILRSLVAGGNKTVVLVTHSSQVADQCDRVVEVVDGRIAQHRPQGKVLV, from the coding sequence GTGAACGTTAATCGTGAGGCGGGCGAAGGGGTGGTGCCGGTGCCTATTTACACGGTCGAAGCCCAGGGGCTCTCCATGCAGGTTTCGCCCAGGCGCGGGGATTCGCTGACCATTTTGCAGGGTGTGGACTTCCAGGCTGAGCAGGGGCGCATGACCGGGATTGTGGGCCCCTCTGGCTCAGGAAAGTCCACCCTCCTGTACTGCCTGGCGGGCTTGGAGAAGGCGAGCGCGGGCCGGGTAAGCCTGCTGGGGCAGGAGATTACCGGCATGGGGCTCTCCCAGCTCACTCGTTTCCGCCGCAAGCACCTCGGTTTCGTCTTCCAGTCCTACAATTTAATCTCTTCCATGACGGTCGAAGAAAATCTCGCCCTCCCCTTCACCCTACGCGGGCAGCGGCTCCCCCGCGAGAGAGCCAGCCAGATGCTGGACTACTTCGGCCTCCTGCCGCAGAGAAAACAGAGCGTCACCCAGCTTTCGGGCGGCGAGCAGCAGCGGGTGGCCCTAGCTCGCGTGCTCCTTTCGGACGCTGACATCGTCTTCGCCGACGAGCCCACCGGAGCGCTGGACCAGGAGGCGGGCGCGAAAGTGATTGAAATCTTGCGCTCCCTGGTGGCGGGTGGCAACAAAACCGTAGTGCTCGTGACCCACAGCAGCCAGGTGGCAGACCAGTGCGATCGGGTGGTGGAGGTGGTGGACGGCCGCATCGCTCAGCACAGGCCGCAGGGGAAGGTTCTCGTATGA
- the pldB gene encoding lysophospholipase translates to MDVELIDEGQYEQTMRETVLPALERCKREGWMRSHNPSAVGAESAAGASSVKSAASASPSPSPSPSDDRLVQGAATGAPVGVDLAAAEGPDRLHFVCYEAARFDELALPGSQGRHRGVVIISHGFTEFAGKYSEMAWYFLMAGYTVCILEHWGHGLSGRGLSDPNLVWVDSYERYVDDLAAFCEEMAADYGGDQPVCLYAHSMGAGIAAALLERHPMLIDRAVLSSPMIAPKTGLPLPVTTAAVGAACALGMSQDKVPFHHRFDPSAEPADADAGNASLPRLRWVHAQRAANRAYQTSAATYGWVQQAIALSRDLLKPAHCDQVEAASLVFQASPDTFVLPKPQDRFVDQVRTGGSEATLVRVPRSTHELYTMPNAALGPYLKQILTFFAEPYSLSSEAM, encoded by the coding sequence ATGGATGTGGAGCTGATTGACGAAGGGCAGTACGAGCAGACTATGCGGGAAACGGTCTTGCCTGCGCTGGAGCGCTGCAAGCGCGAGGGGTGGATGCGCTCGCACAACCCCAGCGCGGTTGGTGCAGAAAGTGCGGCAGGCGCATCTAGTGTCAAGAGCGCTGCCAGCGCGAGCCCGAGTCCCAGCCCGAGTCCCAGCGACGATCGTCTCGTGCAAGGGGCTGCAACTGGCGCTCCCGTAGGCGTTGATCTCGCGGCTGCCGAAGGCCCTGACCGCCTGCATTTCGTGTGCTACGAGGCCGCCCGCTTCGACGAGCTGGCCCTGCCCGGCTCCCAGGGCCGCCACCGGGGCGTGGTCATCATCTCCCACGGCTTCACCGAGTTTGCGGGCAAATACTCCGAAATGGCCTGGTATTTCCTCATGGCTGGCTACACGGTCTGCATCTTGGAGCACTGGGGGCACGGCCTCTCCGGGCGCGGCTTGAGCGACCCGAACCTGGTGTGGGTAGATTCCTACGAGCGCTACGTGGACGACCTGGCGGCCTTCTGCGAGGAGATGGCGGCGGACTATGGCGGCGACCAGCCCGTCTGCCTTTACGCGCACTCGATGGGCGCTGGCATTGCCGCGGCCCTGCTGGAGCGCCACCCTATGCTGATTGACCGCGCCGTGCTCTCCTCGCCTATGATTGCACCGAAAACGGGCCTGCCCCTGCCGGTGACGACTGCAGCTGTGGGCGCCGCTTGCGCCCTGGGCATGAGCCAGGACAAGGTGCCCTTCCACCACCGCTTCGACCCGTCTGCCGAGCCTGCGGACGCGGACGCAGGCAATGCCAGCCTGCCCCGCCTGCGCTGGGTGCATGCGCAGCGCGCCGCCAACCGCGCCTACCAGACCTCCGCCGCTACTTACGGCTGGGTGCAGCAGGCCATCGCCCTCTCGCGCGACTTGCTCAAGCCTGCCCACTGCGACCAGGTTGAGGCCGCCAGCCTGGTTTTCCAAGCCAGCCCGGACACGTTCGTGCTGCCCAAGCCGCAGGACCGCTTCGTGGACCAGGTGCGCACCGGCGGCAGCGAGGCCACGCTCGTCCGCGTCCCCCGCTCCACCCACGAGCTCTACACCATGCCCAACGCCGCCCTAGGCCCCTACCTCAAGCAAATCCTCACCTTCTTCGCTGAGCCCTACTCCCTCTCCTCCGAGGCCATGTGA
- a CDS encoding NAD(P)H dehydrogenase, whose translation MQATRALIVYCHPWAGSLNHAILGAVESSLKRDGVPYDLIDLHADGFQPAYDQKELSLFSRGETNDPLVSKYLGLLKGCDMVIFITPVWWNEIPAMLKGFIDKTMKSGVEQAYTEGKFGVIGHLDNIRKAYVLTTATSPRFYLRFMAGNGIQGLFMNATLKQLGIKHSKWIHFGRVTSASPERCKAYLTQRAEAHYTI comes from the coding sequence ATGCAAGCCACACGAGCACTCATCGTTTACTGCCACCCTTGGGCCGGCAGCTTGAACCACGCCATTTTGGGGGCAGTCGAAAGCTCCCTCAAGCGCGACGGCGTGCCCTACGACCTGATCGACCTGCACGCCGACGGTTTCCAGCCGGCCTACGACCAAAAAGAGCTCTCCCTCTTTAGCAGGGGCGAGACCAACGACCCGCTCGTCAGCAAGTATTTAGGGCTGCTCAAGGGCTGCGACATGGTCATTTTCATCACGCCGGTCTGGTGGAACGAGATTCCCGCCATGCTCAAAGGTTTCATCGACAAAACCATGAAATCAGGGGTAGAGCAGGCCTACACCGAGGGCAAGTTCGGGGTCATCGGCCACCTGGACAACATTCGCAAGGCCTACGTGCTCACCACCGCCACCTCGCCCCGCTTCTACCTGCGCTTCATGGCAGGCAACGGCATTCAGGGCCTCTTCATGAACGCAACCCTCAAGCAGCTGGGCATCAAGCACTCCAAGTGGATTCACTTTGGCCGCGTGACCAGCGCCAGCCCCGAACGCTGCAAAGCCTACCTGACCCAACGCGCCGAAGCCCACTACACCATCTGA
- a CDS encoding transcriptional regulator produces MKLAELSRESGVSAATIKYYLRLGLLPAGQKVSARVSEYSPAHLQRLRLITNLVHVVGLSIAQTEQVLSSIDQTDLSLEGAIEQATVALPSATTREQAEESKCGLKCKRTETSDRKHLAAIAQELKDCGFGDVPDLEYVRHLELAILAAREAGLTVDQQMLEQYSEAARTLARIDFAHIPTDDRDNAIDISILGTVMLEPIILGLRRLAHRELIERGLPSQEGK; encoded by the coding sequence ATGAAACTGGCTGAACTCTCGCGCGAGAGCGGGGTTTCCGCTGCCACTATCAAGTACTACCTGCGGCTGGGGCTCCTGCCGGCGGGCCAGAAGGTGAGCGCGCGGGTGAGCGAATACAGCCCGGCGCACCTTCAGCGGCTGCGGCTCATCACCAACTTGGTGCATGTGGTGGGGCTCAGCATTGCGCAGACCGAGCAGGTGCTGAGCAGCATTGACCAGACTGACCTGAGCTTAGAGGGCGCTATCGAGCAGGCCACAGTGGCGCTGCCTTCGGCGACGACGCGCGAGCAGGCCGAGGAGAGCAAGTGCGGGTTGAAATGCAAGCGGACCGAGACCAGCGACCGCAAGCATCTGGCGGCGATTGCCCAGGAGCTTAAGGACTGCGGTTTTGGCGATGTGCCGGATTTGGAATATGTGCGCCACTTGGAGCTGGCGATTCTGGCGGCCCGGGAGGCGGGCTTGACCGTAGATCAGCAGATGTTAGAGCAGTACTCAGAGGCTGCGCGCACGCTGGCCCGTATTGATTTTGCGCACATTCCCACCGACGACCGCGACAACGCCATCGACATTTCCATCTTGGGAACCGTGATGCTGGAGCCAATTATCCTGGGCCTACGCCGCCTAGCCCACCGGGAGCTGATTGAGCGCGGACTGCCCAGCCAAGAGGGCAAATAA
- a CDS encoding transcriptional regulator, protein MAGYLNDKQRVITRLRRIEGQVRAIEKMVESDTYCIDVLTQIAASSSALRSVALNLLDDHMNHCVRQAAERGGEEADEKMQEASEAIARLVRS, encoded by the coding sequence ATGGCAGGGTATTTGAACGACAAGCAGCGGGTGATTACTCGCCTGCGCCGCATAGAAGGGCAGGTGCGTGCGATCGAGAAAATGGTGGAGTCCGACACCTACTGCATCGATGTACTCACGCAGATTGCGGCTTCTAGCTCGGCCCTGCGCTCAGTGGCCCTGAACTTGCTGGACGACCATATGAACCATTGCGTGCGGCAGGCGGCAGAGCGGGGCGGCGAGGAGGCAGATGAAAAGATGCAGGAAGCGTCCGAGGCCATCGCCCGCCTGGTGCGTTCCTGA
- a CDS encoding class C sortase: protein MDWSVLIAVVLVCMFTLGYMLYSGSLMAQNQNSHKSVRSANEYDAAVSKLSARQVDKTREEIRNFNEHLRSGGSLDPFSPDSSKVQDASAKTDDYAALLKKVSPEMAGYLTVPKADFSGPIYYGDINESLVKGVGYLPGTALPSDVKGTRSVLFGHTGLDNLHVFDDVDRLKKGDTFSVRMLNTTYHYKVSDITIVRPDQVDALRPEQDKTIVTLLTCTPKGINDHRLLVSGELTSVSKDKPELKQVRSPTMLIVTIIPLAACAIGAVYVWLRRQQVHNNPKPPRRRRSQGRRAA from the coding sequence ATGGATTGGTCCGTGCTCATAGCTGTAGTGCTGGTGTGCATGTTCACCCTGGGCTACATGCTCTACAGCGGCAGCCTGATGGCGCAAAATCAGAACAGCCACAAGTCGGTGCGCTCGGCCAATGAGTACGATGCGGCCGTGAGCAAGTTGAGCGCTCGCCAGGTGGATAAGACTCGAGAAGAAATCCGCAACTTCAACGAGCACCTGCGCTCCGGCGGTTCCCTCGACCCATTTTCGCCGGACAGCTCCAAGGTGCAAGATGCCTCAGCCAAGACTGATGACTATGCTGCGCTCTTGAAGAAGGTCAGCCCCGAGATGGCCGGCTATTTAACGGTTCCCAAGGCCGATTTTTCGGGTCCGATCTACTACGGAGACATCAACGAATCCCTGGTCAAAGGCGTGGGCTACCTGCCCGGCACAGCGCTGCCTTCCGACGTGAAAGGCACCCGCTCGGTCCTCTTCGGCCACACGGGACTCGACAATTTGCATGTGTTCGACGATGTGGACCGGCTCAAAAAGGGCGACACGTTCTCGGTGCGTATGCTCAACACCACTTACCACTACAAAGTGTCCGACATCACTATTGTGAGACCGGACCAAGTTGACGCCCTGCGCCCGGAGCAAGACAAGACGATTGTGACCCTGCTCACCTGCACGCCCAAGGGCATTAACGACCACCGGTTGCTGGTGTCGGGCGAGCTCACTTCGGTGAGTAAAGACAAGCCCGAGCTCAAGCAGGTGCGTTCTCCTACTATGCTGATAGTGACGATTATTCCGCTCGCAGCCTGCGCTATCGGTGCAGTCTACGTTTGGTTGCGTCGCCAGCAGGTGCATAACAATCCCAAGCCCCCGCGGCGCAGGCGTTCACAAGGTCGGAGGGCAGCATGA
- the kdgK gene encoding 2-dehydro-3-deoxygluconokinase, producing MPVKGVGDGAADEDVSTMNAPVQGQDFAPEELKGRAQQGAVLLVGEPMVLFTAEQTGDLQHVQRFNASIAGAELNVAVGLTRLGRKVVYLTRVGQDPFGVKIREFLQREGIDDSQLKVDPHHSTGFMLKSKVTQGDPATAYWRAGSAASALGPSDIEQVDLSGITLLHLTGILPALSPSAAQVTRALMDKAHSDGVFVSFDPNLRPALWESQEAMCSTMRDLCSRADLVLPGIGEGEQLFGVSKIEEIGQAFVRNGAHYAVVKDGPRGAYATDGTHAVYVPAFVVSKVVDTVGAGDGFAAGLLSALLEGQTFGQAMERACAIGAMQTQVVSDNEGLPSPQELKAFMSSHPRYQAQAARH from the coding sequence ATGCCTGTGAAGGGAGTCGGCGATGGAGCCGCAGACGAGGATGTCAGTACTATGAATGCACCAGTGCAAGGGCAGGATTTTGCGCCCGAAGAGTTGAAGGGGCGCGCCCAGCAAGGGGCCGTGCTGCTGGTGGGTGAGCCGATGGTGCTCTTTACCGCCGAGCAGACCGGCGATTTACAACATGTGCAGCGCTTCAACGCTTCGATAGCTGGCGCGGAGCTGAACGTGGCGGTCGGCCTGACCCGCTTGGGCCGCAAGGTGGTGTACTTAACGCGCGTGGGCCAGGATCCCTTCGGGGTGAAAATCCGCGAATTCTTGCAACGGGAGGGGATTGACGACTCTCAGCTCAAGGTGGACCCCCACCACTCCACGGGCTTCATGCTCAAGTCCAAGGTGACCCAGGGCGACCCGGCTACGGCTTACTGGCGGGCGGGTTCCGCGGCTTCGGCCTTGGGCCCGAGCGACATTGAACAGGTAGATTTGAGCGGCATCACCCTCCTGCACTTAACGGGCATTCTGCCAGCGCTCTCGCCCTCTGCTGCTCAGGTGACACGGGCTCTGATGGACAAGGCCCACAGCGACGGCGTCTTCGTCTCCTTCGACCCCAACCTGCGCCCGGCCCTCTGGGAGAGCCAGGAGGCCATGTGCTCCACCATGCGCGACCTGTGCTCCCGGGCCGACCTAGTGCTGCCCGGCATTGGCGAGGGCGAGCAGCTGTTTGGGGTGAGCAAAATCGAGGAAATTGGCCAGGCTTTCGTCCGCAACGGCGCCCACTACGCGGTGGTCAAGGACGGGCCCCGCGGCGCTTATGCCACGGACGGCACCCATGCGGTTTACGTGCCAGCTTTTGTGGTTTCGAAGGTGGTAGACACGGTGGGCGCTGGCGACGGTTTCGCTGCCGGCCTTCTCTCGGCCCTGCTGGAGGGTCAGACCTTCGGCCAAGCCATGGAGCGCGCCTGTGCCATCGGAGCCATGCAGACCCAGGTGGTCTCCGACAACGAAGGACTGCCCAGCCCCCAGGAGCTCAAGGCCTTTATGTCCAGCCACCCGCGCTACCAGGCGCAGGCGGCCCGGCACTAA
- a CDS encoding ketohydroxyglutarate aldolase, giving the protein MAEQVTGKSALVAQLEEIGVVPLVTLASPEEAVPLAQALAQGGAPAAEVTFRSSAALAGMKLIRDQVPDVILVAGTVHSIEDAQAAVEAGCKGIVTPAFNEPVVDWCLEQGVPVVPGTATPTDVERAYDKGLRYLKFFPAGAYGGVKTLKALAGPFAEVKFLPTGGVNLENAKDFLALKNVFAIGGSFPVPSAAQESGDWEAVAEACRKARQIVRSVRGE; this is encoded by the coding sequence ATGGCAGAACAGGTTACGGGCAAGAGCGCCCTAGTAGCTCAGTTGGAAGAGATTGGCGTGGTGCCTCTGGTCACGCTCGCCAGCCCGGAGGAGGCGGTTCCGCTGGCTCAGGCGCTCGCGCAGGGCGGTGCTCCGGCCGCCGAGGTCACCTTCCGCTCGTCGGCGGCTCTGGCTGGCATGAAGCTCATCCGCGACCAGGTGCCGGACGTGATTCTGGTGGCTGGCACGGTCCACTCAATTGAGGACGCTCAGGCCGCTGTGGAGGCGGGCTGCAAGGGGATTGTGACACCGGCCTTCAATGAGCCGGTCGTGGATTGGTGCCTGGAGCAGGGCGTGCCTGTGGTGCCCGGCACGGCTACCCCCACCGACGTGGAGCGCGCCTACGACAAGGGTTTGCGCTACTTAAAGTTCTTCCCGGCCGGAGCCTATGGCGGCGTGAAGACCCTGAAGGCCTTGGCTGGCCCCTTCGCCGAGGTGAAGTTCCTGCCTACCGGTGGCGTGAACCTGGAGAACGCTAAGGACTTCCTGGCGCTCAAGAACGTCTTCGCTATCGGCGGCTCCTTCCCCGTGCCCTCTGCCGCGCAGGAGTCGGGCGACTGGGAGGCCGTGGCCGAGGCTTGCCGTAAGGCTCGTCAGATTGTGCGCAGCGTGCGAGGCGAGTGA